The genomic segment CGGGGCTGTGGGGGCGGTGAAAGCGGCCTCGGAGGAGCCTGCGGCGGCGGCTGCGGGGCGCTCTCCACGCAGGTAATTCAGCAGTCCGTAGCCGTCTTCCCCACGTCTCCAGATGGAAAAGACCAGGGTGGCGACCAGGAAAACAGTGATGGCAAAAACGAGGCGGCGGAGGGTTTCCATGAGGGTTTGTTTAAGATGCGTGGTCCCCGCCGCTTGGCAAGGGGGCACGGGGCGGCAGCAAGCCTAAAAAAGAAACAGGCGCACCTGGGAGGGTGCGCCTGCAAAAGTTCGACAAAATCGTTTGTCGAGGTTTAGGCCATGCGTGGCTTCACCAGCGCCTCCAGGCGATTCACGCCCCGGCGGATGCGGGCCTTGATGGTGCCCAGGGGCTCATTCAGCCGCTCCGCCACTTCGGCCTGGGTGAGACCGCTGAAGTAAGCGAGGTGAATGGCTTCCCGCTGGTCGTCGTTCAGCTTCGCCACAGCGCGCTGCACGATGCCGTCACGCTCTTTTTCCTGGAGGATTTCCAGCCCGGATTCTTCAAATTCGAATTGGAGCTTTTTGTTCTCAGACTCGAAGTCGTCATTCAGGCGGGAGCGGCGCTGCTTCGACCGGATGCGGTCAATGGCGCGGTTGCGGGCCATGGTGGTCAGCCAGGTCAGGGGCTTGCCTTTGCGGGGCTCATAAAGGTGGGCTTTGTTCCAGAGCTGGACCAGGACTTCCTGCATGACGTCTTCGGTGTCATGGTGGTCGTTCAGCACGTTGGAAATGGCCGCGAAGATGAGGCCGGAGTATTTTTTGTAAAAGAGCTGGAAAGCTTCTGAATCACGTTCAGCGATTCGCTGGATCAACTGAATGTCCTCTTGAATCTGACGCTCTAACTCGATGTCGATTGTTTCAGTCATTTTGTTGGGGGGTTCAATGTTGGACGCCTCTTTCACAGTGTTATTCCAGACATGGACAAAAAAGGGTTTGTTCAATCATTTGTCAATAATTTGTCGAATATTTCTGTCTAACTTGTATATATTGTCTAACTTTGAGGCGCTTGGACGTCGAATGTTCAAGGTTAGATCGTCCCACCTGGACTTCTTGGTTCCCTGAGGAAGGTAGAGGCTGAAAAGGAGCCGCTTTCCCCGTCACTCCGCATGCACCCGCACCCAGGTGCTGTGCGTCTCCTGCGTGAGCGGGGCCGTGGCGTGGAAGGTGTGGCTGCCTGGGGTGAGGTCCACATACGGCTGGCCAGCCTGGGTCTGGATGCGCAGGGTCTCACAGGTCCACTGCACCTCACCGGGGAAAGTGGTCTCTAGCAGCAGGCGGCGGCCGCCCAGGGGTAGGTCGGCATCCAGGTGGATGACGGTGCCGGGGATGGGGTGGGAGATGCGCCAGGGGCGGGCGTTTGTCGAACTTTCGACGGTAACGAGGTCCCCCATCCAGTTATCCGCACTGCGCGCCCACGCGGCATATTCCGGGCGCAGCAGGGCGCGGCCCCGGGCATCGTAGTCCGCAGCGCTGGCGGCCGGCGGCTGGTGGGCCTGCTGGAAGAGCTCCTCCCGGCTCACCCGGGCGGGAGGGGACTGGGGCGTGAGGCGCTTGCCCGTACGGGGATCAATGCGGGCGCGCACCAGACCGGGCGTGTCCGGGTACCAGGTCACGCCAAAACGCGCCTGCAAATCCAGGAACACATCCCGCCAGATGGGAGCCGCCCCGGTCACGCCTGAGACCTGCTGCATGGGCGAGTTGTCGAAGTTTCCTGCCCACACGCCCACGGTGTACTCCGGGGTGTAGCCCACGCACCAGTTATCCCGATACGCCGTACTGGTGCCCGTTTTCACCGCTGCGGGAAATGGCAGGCGCAGGGGAGACTGCATGCCAAAGGTGAGCTGGCGCGCCTGATTGTCTGCCAAAACATCCGCCAGGATGGCGCACGGGCCCGCCGTAAACAGCCGCTGCGGCGGGGCGGGGGAGGCCTCCAGCAGCAGGGACCAGGGCTGTGCCAGCCCCAGGCGTGCTAGGCAGGCGTAGGCATTCGCCAACTCCAGCAGGCGCACAGGTGCATTGCCCAGTGTGAGGCCCAGGCCGTAGTGCTCTGCAGGCTCGGTGAGGGTGGTGAGGCCTAACGAATGAAGCGTGTCTAAAAGCACCTCCGCCCCGCCGATGCGGTGCAGCACCTTCACCGCGGAGATGTTCAGGCTATTGCCCAGCGCCTGCCGATACGTGACCGGGCCGTAAAGTTTGTGCGCGTAATTTTCTGGCCGGTAGGTCCCCGTGGGCGTGGGATACTCGATGGGTAAATCCGCCACGATGCTGGCCGCCGTATCCCCCCGCTCCAGCGCCAGGAGGTAGGTGAAGGGCTTGATGGCAGAGCCGGGTGAATGAGGCACCCACGCGCCATTGATCTGCCCGCCCTCTTCCGCCAGGAAATCGCGCGAGCCCGCCAGCGCCAGCACCTGCCCGGTGGAGTTTTCCACCACCACCACCGCCGCCTGGGTGACATGGCGTTCCTTGAGCGACCGCAGCCGCTGCGTGATGATCGTTTCCACCTGCCGCTGCAGGGCCGCATGCAGCGTGGTGCGTGTCACCTCCCCCTGCGGCGCACGGCGCAGCATGTCCACCGCATGGGGCGCGGCAAAGCCGCCGTGAAAACGCTGCAGCTTCAGCGGCTCCACCCGGGCCACGCGGAGCTGCTCCTCCGTCAGCCAGCCCAGGGTGTGCATCTTCGCCAGGATGCGCTGCTGCCGGGGCTGGAGGGCGGCGAGGTGGCGAAAGGGATTGTATCGCGTGGGCGACTGAGGGATGGCGGCCAGCAGGGCGCACTCGGCCGGGGTGAGATCTTGCAAAGGTTTGTCAAAGTACCCCTGCGCCGCGCTGGCGCAGCCCGTCAGCAGATTGCCATAACTGATGCGGTTCACATACGCCGCCAGCACCTCCTCCTTGGTCCAGCGCATGGCCAGGTGGCGGGCCTGCAGCGCCTCCACCGCCTTCACCCACCAGCCACGCTGGCCTGCACGCGCGGCGGTGACCTTGATGAGCTGCTGGTGCAAGGTGGAGGCCCCGGAGACGATGCGCCCACGGCGTGCATTGTCCCACGCCGCTCTTGCCGTGGCCAGCAGGTCCACCCCACCATGGTCAAAGAAACGTTTGTCCTCCGCCGCCAGCGTGGCCTGGATGAGGAGCGGGGGGATTTCCTCATAACGCAGCACCTGCACCACCCGGTCGCCCTGGGCCGTCAGCAGCACCCGCAGGGGCTGCCCCTCCCGCGAAAGGTAACGTGGCGAAGCCTGCTGCGGGGCCCGCAGCGCCTCAGGCAGCGGCAGCAGCCACGGCAGCCCAAACCACCCCGCTAAAACCAAAGCAAGAGCAGCGAGCAGCGAAAACAGCAGACGTTTGAGCCAGCGTGGCATGGGTGAAAAAGTGGGAAAGGCAGCATGCCTTTTCTCCCGCAAAGAACATGCTTCCCCGCGAATCACAAGGCTGCACGTGGGGGGGAGGGGGAGGCGTTTGGGGAAGCTCTTCATGAAAGGGCGAACGAGGGTTGATTTAAAAGCGAACGACGGCGGTTTGGTCTTCCGTGAACGGAGTCGAAAAGATATCTCCCCTCGCCCCGCTTGCGGGGAGCAGGGCCAGGGGTGAGGGGGCGGTGGAATGGTCTCGGGGGTGGAGTACAGAGGAGTCGTTTGAGAGAAAAGGGCACCCTTCTGCGAACAACATCCCGTGTGCTGCGACCTCAGTGCGGCTGGAAGGGCTGGCCGTTGAGAGTCAGGCGTTTTTCGGTCTGGATTTCTGCCTCGGGGTGCAGAGGCTCATCTGTCACCACCCACTCACGGGCGGGCTCGCCCGGCAGCAGGATCTTCCGCAGGCCTGTCATTTGCAGCCCTTGCAGGGGGATGCGCGAGCCCAGGTGGGCATGCAGGGTTTCTCCCCACAAACCGTGATCGCGTGTGAACAAACGATACGTTAGGCCGCCGTGAAGATTTTGCGTGAGACTGGCGATTCGGTCCCCCTCCTCATGCACTTCGTGGAAGGCGGGGCCGTGGAGTGCTTCGTAGCCGCTGCTGAGATCGCGCACCAGTTCCCTCTTCCCACCCCGAGGCTGCCACATGAGCAGGCTGAAGCCGGTGTGCAGATTTTCCAAGTGATGCAGTTCCCCATCGTCATCGTGATAAAGGACTTTTTGCACTTGCTGGTTAGGCCCAGCGCTGCTTTTCGGCGGTGCCGCAGCGGCCCGGCGCGCATGCTCGTCGGCCAAGATCTTTTCCAGAGGCTCATCCCAGATGGCGGCTCCTATTTCAGTCCCTTGAGGATGATAAGGCTGGCCGTTGCAGAGGATGAGCCGCGCCTTACTTTCTGGGAACAGGGGAGTCAGCGGAATGTCCGTCACGACGAAGTCCAGGCGTTTTCCTGGGTAGTCATAGGCCAGGATTTTCCGGATGGAGATCCACTTTAGAACTTTAAAAGCGTTAATGCTTCCCATGGGAGAGCGAATGACTTCCTCCCAGTGACCGTTTTTGCGGGTGAATAGGTGGTAGGTCAGGCTGCCTTCAGGACTGCCGGTGTAGCCTGCGAACTCATCCCCCTGACGGTAAAAGGCATCGGGCGAGGCCCCAAGCTCCGCGCTGAAATCATGCACCAGCTCCGAGGGCCCTTCTTTGGGGTACCACACGATGGCACTGAACTGGGTGCCGCCATTGTAGAGCGTCCTCAGTTCTCCCGTGTCATCTTGATAGATGACGCGACTCTCTTGTTTGTTAGGCTGGGGGTGCCGCGGCGGCGGGGCGGTCGCGGCCTTGCGCGCAGCGTGATCGGCCAAGATCTTTTCCAAAGGTTGATCCCAGATGGCCCTGCCGTTTCCGAGACCTTTCGGTTTAAAGGGCTGGCCATTGAGGAGGGCCAGTTTCTCCAGCAGGTGATCTGAATCTGGATCCAGCGGCAGATCCGTGATGACGAGCTCCCAAGGGTTTCCCTGACTGTCCTCCACCGCCAGCGTCCGGGTGCCCGTCATTTTCATGTCCCAGAGGCCCCCGCTTCCACCCAGGGGAGAGGTGGCGGTTTCCTTCCAGCCGGTGGCGGTGCGGGTGAATAAACGGTAGGTGATGCTGCCGATGGCATCGCCCGTCCAACCGCCGATCTCATCCCCCTCGCGATAAAAGCCGCCGGGAGCTGTTCCGGAATCAGGGCTAAAGTCGCGCACGATTTCCCGCTTCCCTTGTTTTGGCTGCCAGACGTAGAGGTTATAGCCTGTTCCCAGGTTAAACTGGT from the Prosthecobacter dejongeii genome contains:
- a CDS encoding sigma-70 family RNA polymerase sigma factor; protein product: MTETIDIELERQIQEDIQLIQRIAERDSEAFQLFYKKYSGLIFAAISNVLNDHHDTEDVMQEVLVQLWNKAHLYEPRKGKPLTWLTTMARNRAIDRIRSKQRRSRLNDDFESENKKLQFEFEESGLEILQEKERDGIVQRAVAKLNDDQREAIHLAYFSGLTQAEVAERLNEPLGTIKARIRRGVNRLEALVKPRMA
- the pbpC gene encoding penicillin-binding protein 1C, with translation MPRWLKRLLFSLLAALALVLAGWFGLPWLLPLPEALRAPQQASPRYLSREGQPLRVLLTAQGDRVVQVLRYEEIPPLLIQATLAAEDKRFFDHGGVDLLATARAAWDNARRGRIVSGASTLHQQLIKVTAARAGQRGWWVKAVEALQARHLAMRWTKEEVLAAYVNRISYGNLLTGCASAAQGYFDKPLQDLTPAECALLAAIPQSPTRYNPFRHLAALQPRQQRILAKMHTLGWLTEEQLRVARVEPLKLQRFHGGFAAPHAVDMLRRAPQGEVTRTTLHAALQRQVETIITQRLRSLKERHVTQAAVVVVENSTGQVLALAGSRDFLAEEGGQINGAWVPHSPGSAIKPFTYLLALERGDTAASIVADLPIEYPTPTGTYRPENYAHKLYGPVTYRQALGNSLNISAVKVLHRIGGAEVLLDTLHSLGLTTLTEPAEHYGLGLTLGNAPVRLLELANAYACLARLGLAQPWSLLLEASPAPPQRLFTAGPCAILADVLADNQARQLTFGMQSPLRLPFPAAVKTGTSTAYRDNWCVGYTPEYTVGVWAGNFDNSPMQQVSGVTGAAPIWRDVFLDLQARFGVTWYPDTPGLVRARIDPRTGKRLTPQSPPARVSREELFQQAHQPPAASAADYDARGRALLRPEYAAWARSADNWMGDLVTVESSTNARPWRISHPIPGTVIHLDADLPLGGRRLLLETTFPGEVQWTCETLRIQTQAGQPYVDLTPGSHTFHATAPLTQETHSTWVRVHAE